In a single window of the Hoyosella subflava DQS3-9A1 genome:
- a CDS encoding lytic transglycosylase domain-containing protein, whose protein sequence is MKRAIVLPPLAAAFALAGCGDFAQSPDYYPRTVSSGFNEEFRTWISQAAGQCEAITPSILAAQIEAESSFRTDALSPRGAMGPSQFIPETWEIWGVDADGDGAADPYSIPDAVTAQAAFMCDNHRRAAEGVAAGTLEGDPLDLALAAYNAGFGAVQRSGGLPSGGEYTSETQPYVARIREREVVYLSSE, encoded by the coding sequence ATGAAACGTGCAATCGTCCTCCCCCCGCTGGCCGCAGCGTTCGCGCTAGCGGGCTGCGGCGATTTCGCGCAATCGCCTGACTACTACCCGCGAACTGTCTCCTCCGGCTTCAACGAAGAGTTCCGGACGTGGATCAGCCAGGCAGCAGGCCAGTGTGAAGCGATCACACCATCGATCCTTGCTGCGCAGATCGAAGCCGAAAGCAGCTTCCGCACCGATGCCCTTAGCCCACGCGGCGCTATGGGCCCGTCTCAGTTCATCCCGGAGACGTGGGAAATTTGGGGAGTCGACGCGGACGGCGACGGTGCCGCCGATCCCTACAGCATCCCCGACGCTGTGACCGCGCAGGCTGCATTCATGTGCGACAACCACCGGCGTGCCGCTGAAGGTGTCGCTGCGGGAACGCTTGAAGGTGACCCGCTGGACCTCGCGCTCGCCGCCTACAACGCCGGATTCGGTGCCGTGCAGCGATCCGGGGGGCTGCCGTCAGGCGGCGAATACACGAGCGAGACGCAACCGTACGTGGCGCGAATCCGCGAACGCGAAGTGGTTTATCTGAGCTCAGAGTGA
- a CDS encoding NADPH:quinone oxidoreductase family protein, with translation MRAVQVTTLDGPDAIEIADVADIEAADNQVLIDVHAAGVTFPDVLQTRGLYQIKPPLPFTPGSEVAGVVVSAPGGSHVKPGDRVVAFPGLGGFAQRVAVDPAVVFPLADNVSFEAGAGIPMNYLTVHFALLRRGRLAAGENVLVHGAAGGVGTAAIQVAKAFGAEVIAVVSSDSKAAVARDAGADHTILAAGFRDAVKEQFPAGVDIVVDPVGGDRMTDSLRCLRAEGRHLVIGFTAGEIPSVRVNRLLLNNIDLVGVGWGAFWLSNPGYLQEQWRALAPHFESGALAPVVGEVVALDRAADALRALDERRATGKVILATR, from the coding sequence ATGCGAGCAGTTCAGGTGACAACCCTCGACGGGCCGGACGCGATCGAAATCGCGGACGTGGCAGACATTGAGGCAGCCGACAATCAAGTCCTGATCGATGTTCACGCGGCAGGCGTGACCTTCCCCGATGTCCTTCAAACGCGTGGTCTTTACCAGATCAAGCCGCCGCTGCCGTTCACACCGGGATCCGAAGTGGCGGGAGTGGTCGTCAGTGCGCCCGGGGGGTCGCATGTCAAACCGGGGGACAGGGTGGTCGCGTTCCCTGGACTCGGTGGTTTCGCGCAGCGCGTCGCGGTTGATCCTGCAGTGGTGTTTCCGCTCGCGGACAACGTCTCGTTCGAGGCCGGCGCGGGTATCCCGATGAATTATTTGACGGTGCACTTCGCGCTGCTGCGCCGCGGGCGTCTCGCCGCGGGCGAGAACGTCCTGGTTCACGGCGCCGCCGGCGGCGTCGGCACGGCAGCAATCCAGGTCGCGAAGGCTTTCGGGGCCGAGGTCATTGCGGTGGTTTCGTCTGACTCAAAGGCAGCGGTCGCACGCGACGCCGGCGCTGACCACACGATCCTCGCGGCCGGGTTCCGGGACGCGGTGAAGGAACAGTTCCCTGCCGGTGTCGACATCGTGGTGGACCCCGTCGGTGGGGACAGGATGACTGACTCGCTGCGCTGCCTTCGCGCGGAAGGCCGCCACCTCGTTATCGGTTTCACCGCGGGAGAAATCCCTTCTGTCCGGGTCAACCGGTTGCTCCTCAACAACATCGATCTTGTCGGTGTTGGCTGGGGTGCCTTCTGGCTGAGCAATCCCGGGTATCTCCAGGAGCAGTGGCGTGCGCTGGCGCCGCATTTCGAATCGGGTGCGCTGGCACCGGTAGTGGGTGAGGTCGTTGCGCTGGACCGTGCGGCTGACGCGTTGCGTGCGCTCGACGAACGCCGTGCGACCGGCAAGGTAATCCTGGCAACGCGGTGA
- a CDS encoding type 2 lanthipeptide synthetase LanM family protein: MIDEDIARAAFPFERRNWEPDGSGSLTTRRKQAWVRNLLGANASLSELDCAANLLTGADVNRMTGKAPRDAGDGRAWETVLDEALAQPKHTTSRPATEHAFADVLLPFTEFFRHELHRRGTRDANWSAAAFEEMAAELTRELSRWAARVLYTEFVAFRPRRSSANDVMERAAGVAPTRESYREFTDWMLRGGWRETQHKYPVLVRILSQATLARIDAVIELQSRLASDLPLLRESFNAGSDLGTVVRIDGSGDSHRTGRRVSILQFSSGTRVVYKPRSVGMERLFNDLLDWLNSHGSPERMKTLCVVDKGSYGWVEYASNDECATPEAIQAFYRRSGGLLCLLHHLDATDCHYENIVAAGEFPVLIDAETLFHHRFAAETSYRDGSAQGRAQRWIENTALRTGYLPHWNLSRDRRSAYDASGLSGGEDRELGDRVLRWVDANTDRMSFEMRATSARVVSNVPRIGGQPVSPSAFVDQVRDGYATMYHCLMRTRQELLADTGPLFAFKEQHSRVVLRGTVIYGVLLSALSQAPERMRDGFDAAICFEQLGRGCLRDSVKETTRAALAAERAALYRLDVPVFTARADAVDLHCDDGTVIEDFFPKSSYATVAEGLRQLSAEALADQLRIIDTTIHVRREIPSVPLQAPGNEASYLTMARALAERLDETMIRGDDGSRTWVAPQFVADTERLQLKPLSANLYDGVAGIAVFYAALYASTQEETYRQSAIECWTTIKDEQRESPRPDAPFAYLGCGAGSGTASIMYAAVLISALLGGQKFVEDALDLALVSAPSDESHDVMSGTAGLILGLLAVHAVAHDDAVLRIAAECGDMLLKSRVESSTGFRAWRSPGDGVLLTGFSHGAAGIAYALGKLHELTADDRYLNAATEAVMYERSVFDSQVQNWPDLRPVPGRRRGVSFEQAWCHGGPGIALSRLGLAQHGVAAEDLELGIRVAQRAVNESNRTDILCCGRFGLVDTLLTAGRARGLTDLVEEAQLSATQLIEAAQARGGFSLSHLLPSGVRQPGLFTGVSGIGYELLRLEDPELLPSVLLWEPPAR, from the coding sequence ATGATTGATGAGGACATTGCACGTGCTGCCTTTCCGTTTGAGCGCAGGAACTGGGAGCCGGACGGCTCCGGGTCCCTCACGACCAGACGCAAGCAAGCGTGGGTGCGAAACCTTCTCGGTGCGAATGCATCACTGAGCGAACTTGACTGCGCGGCCAACCTGCTGACGGGCGCGGATGTCAATCGAATGACAGGCAAGGCACCGCGCGATGCAGGCGATGGGCGGGCCTGGGAGACTGTGCTTGACGAGGCGCTAGCGCAGCCGAAACACACCACGTCTCGGCCTGCAACCGAGCACGCGTTCGCCGACGTGCTTCTGCCTTTCACCGAGTTCTTCCGTCACGAGTTGCATCGTCGGGGGACGAGGGATGCGAACTGGTCGGCCGCGGCCTTCGAGGAAATGGCCGCCGAGCTAACCAGAGAGTTGAGTCGTTGGGCCGCCCGGGTGCTGTACACGGAGTTTGTCGCGTTCCGGCCGCGGCGAAGCTCGGCGAATGACGTGATGGAACGCGCTGCCGGTGTCGCGCCCACACGCGAGTCGTACCGTGAATTCACTGATTGGATGTTGCGTGGCGGCTGGCGGGAAACGCAGCACAAGTACCCCGTGCTGGTGCGGATCCTTAGTCAGGCGACGCTGGCCCGCATCGATGCTGTTATTGAGTTGCAGTCGCGACTCGCTTCAGATCTGCCTCTGCTGCGCGAGTCCTTCAATGCGGGAAGTGATCTGGGAACTGTCGTGCGCATCGACGGTTCAGGCGACTCGCATCGCACGGGAAGGCGGGTGTCGATTCTGCAGTTCTCGTCGGGAACGCGCGTTGTGTACAAGCCGCGCAGCGTCGGTATGGAGCGGCTGTTCAATGATCTGCTGGACTGGCTCAACTCCCACGGGAGCCCTGAGCGCATGAAGACACTCTGCGTTGTGGACAAAGGTAGCTACGGGTGGGTGGAGTACGCGAGTAACGACGAGTGCGCGACCCCGGAAGCAATACAAGCGTTCTATCGGCGGTCCGGGGGACTGCTCTGTCTGCTGCACCATCTCGACGCTACAGATTGCCACTACGAGAACATCGTCGCGGCTGGGGAGTTTCCCGTATTGATCGACGCCGAAACGCTTTTCCATCATCGCTTTGCTGCGGAGACGAGTTACCGTGACGGCAGCGCACAGGGGCGGGCGCAGCGATGGATCGAGAACACGGCACTTCGAACGGGCTATTTACCGCACTGGAATCTCAGTCGTGACCGGCGGTCTGCCTACGACGCCAGCGGCCTCTCTGGCGGCGAGGATCGAGAGCTCGGTGATCGTGTCCTGCGCTGGGTAGATGCGAACACAGATCGTATGTCCTTCGAGATGAGGGCTACGTCGGCCCGTGTCGTCAGCAACGTGCCCCGGATAGGGGGGCAGCCCGTGTCGCCGTCGGCGTTCGTGGATCAAGTCCGCGATGGATATGCCACGATGTACCACTGCCTGATGCGAACGCGTCAGGAGTTGCTCGCGGACACGGGGCCGCTATTTGCGTTCAAGGAGCAGCACAGCCGGGTGGTACTCAGGGGCACCGTCATTTACGGTGTCCTGCTGAGTGCATTGAGCCAGGCCCCGGAGCGCATGCGTGACGGCTTTGACGCGGCAATATGCTTTGAGCAACTCGGGCGCGGCTGCCTTCGCGACTCGGTGAAGGAAACAACAAGAGCAGCGCTTGCCGCCGAACGCGCGGCGCTCTACCGCCTCGATGTGCCGGTATTCACGGCGCGCGCCGACGCTGTGGACTTGCACTGTGACGACGGAACTGTCATCGAGGATTTCTTTCCGAAGTCAAGTTACGCGACTGTCGCCGAGGGGCTGCGGCAGCTCAGTGCTGAAGCACTCGCCGACCAGCTGCGAATCATCGATACGACGATCCATGTACGCAGAGAGATCCCGAGTGTGCCCCTGCAGGCTCCTGGAAATGAGGCGAGCTATCTGACTATGGCCCGCGCGCTCGCTGAACGGCTTGACGAGACGATGATCCGCGGCGATGACGGATCCCGAACGTGGGTGGCGCCTCAGTTCGTGGCCGATACGGAACGATTGCAGCTGAAACCGCTCAGCGCGAACTTGTACGACGGTGTCGCGGGCATCGCTGTCTTCTACGCGGCGCTGTACGCCTCGACGCAGGAAGAGACCTACCGGCAATCTGCGATCGAATGCTGGACGACAATAAAGGACGAACAGAGGGAATCCCCCCGGCCCGATGCCCCCTTCGCTTATCTCGGATGTGGAGCCGGTTCTGGCACAGCCTCCATCATGTACGCGGCGGTGCTGATATCGGCCTTACTGGGAGGCCAGAAATTCGTGGAGGATGCGCTCGACCTTGCCTTGGTCTCGGCGCCCTCGGACGAGTCTCACGACGTCATGTCGGGAACGGCGGGCCTGATTCTCGGCCTGCTTGCGGTACACGCCGTCGCACACGACGATGCCGTATTGCGTATTGCCGCGGAGTGCGGAGACATGCTTCTCAAGTCGAGAGTAGAGAGCTCGACGGGGTTCCGGGCGTGGCGTTCTCCGGGTGACGGGGTATTGCTTACTGGCTTCTCACATGGCGCAGCCGGCATCGCGTACGCATTGGGGAAACTGCACGAATTGACCGCTGATGACCGTTACCTCAATGCCGCCACCGAAGCGGTGATGTACGAGCGGTCGGTGTTCGATTCACAGGTGCAGAACTGGCCGGACCTGCGTCCAGTCCCGGGGAGGCGCAGGGGTGTGTCGTTCGAGCAAGCCTGGTGTCATGGTGGCCCTGGAATCGCGCTGAGTCGCTTGGGGTTAGCGCAACACGGTGTCGCGGCGGAAGACCTCGAACTGGGCATACGCGTGGCGCAGCGGGCAGTCAATGAGTCGAATCGGACGGATATCCTGTGCTGCGGCAGGTTTGGTCTTGTTGACACTCTGCTGACCGCTGGTCGAGCGCGAGGCCTCACCGACCTAGTGGAAGAGGCCCAGCTTTCCGCCACTCAGCTTATTGAAGCGGCGCAAGCACGCGGTGGTTTCTCGCTGTCGCACCTGCTGCCGAGCGGGGTCCGGCAGCCCGGGCTTTTCACCGGGGTTTCGGGTATCGGTTACGAATTGCTCCGCTTAGAGGATCCGGAACTGCTTCCATCGGTGCTTCTCTGGGAGCCCCCGGCAAGGTGA
- a CDS encoding NHLP leader peptide family RiPP precursor: MFTRTEVIDRVVSKAQSDSDFRRALLSDPAAAVSQELGVEWPSDVSLRIVEESPQEVCIVLPPAPKSDAELSEDELAAVAGGGNRLDCIDWRTNYLS; encoded by the coding sequence ATGTTTACGAGGACGGAAGTTATCGACAGAGTTGTCAGTAAGGCACAGAGTGATTCTGATTTCCGGCGGGCGCTTCTGAGCGACCCGGCCGCGGCGGTGTCGCAGGAGCTTGGCGTGGAGTGGCCCAGCGACGTGTCCCTGCGCATTGTGGAAGAGTCCCCACAAGAGGTCTGCATCGTGCTGCCCCCGGCGCCGAAATCGGACGCTGAACTTTCCGAGGACGAACTTGCGGCAGTCGCGGGAGGGGGTAATCGCCTCGACTGTATCGACTGGCGGACTAATTATCTCTCCTGA